Proteins encoded together in one Candidatus Bathyarchaeota archaeon window:
- a CDS encoding phenylalanine--tRNA ligase subunit alpha encodes MALRLREQEGKVLKTLAEMNGSATLNDMVERIGLESAAVMRACLSLSENNLLRIEKRRITLIKLTDEGLKYSEIGLPERRMNQILKKLGGRGRLAEVAELAGVDRDLRIAAVGWLKRKGMAELKREGDEMLLEWVEPPEETPDEKLLKILREKGRIIGESLDNTLKDAANILERRGLITKSSKMEYKFTLTEEGVESLSKGIEVQREVSQLTPQLIKEGGWRRVSLRRYNVEAPVALTWPGKRQPYNAFLDELKMKLIALGFKEMVGPLVELMFFNCDALYMPQDHPARDIHDIYFVRNPKYGSLKRYSKYLINVKKAHENGWITGSTGWGYTFSTKESRRLILRSHGTAVSARTLIKNDLEIPGKYFSIARCYRPEVSDKTHLTEFNQVEGIVLGEGLTLRNLLGVLEKFALDIAEADSVKFRPDYFPFTEPSVELLAFKKGYGWMEFGGSGIFRPELTLPLGIKVPVLAWGLGVDRLYMMKAGVNDIRSLFTYDLEWLRGKGVI; translated from the coding sequence ATGGCACTGAGGCTACGGGAACAGGAGGGTAAAGTATTAAAAACGTTGGCTGAGATGAACGGCTCGGCGACCCTAAACGATATGGTGGAGAGAATCGGCTTGGAGAGCGCGGCGGTAATGAGGGCCTGTCTATCCCTATCAGAGAATAATTTACTAAGGATCGAGAAGAGACGGATAACCCTCATTAAACTAACGGATGAGGGATTGAAATACTCTGAGATCGGACTACCTGAACGAAGGATGAATCAAATCCTTAAAAAGCTGGGGGGGCGGGGGCGACTCGCCGAAGTAGCTGAGTTGGCTGGAGTGGATAGGGATCTGCGTATTGCCGCTGTTGGATGGCTGAAAAGGAAGGGGATGGCTGAACTAAAGAGGGAGGGTGACGAGATGCTCCTGGAATGGGTTGAGCCTCCCGAGGAGACCCCCGACGAGAAGCTCCTTAAAATATTACGGGAAAAAGGGCGTATAATAGGAGAAAGCTTGGATAATACGCTTAAAGATGCAGCTAATATTTTAGAGAGGAGGGGGCTTATAACTAAGAGTTCAAAGATGGAGTATAAGTTCACCCTTACCGAGGAAGGCGTAGAATCCCTATCAAAAGGGATAGAGGTCCAGAGAGAAGTCAGCCAACTAACCCCCCAACTGATCAAAGAAGGAGGATGGCGCAGAGTTTCCCTAAGACGCTATAATGTCGAGGCCCCTGTAGCTTTAACGTGGCCTGGTAAGAGACAGCCCTACAACGCTTTCCTCGATGAGCTGAAGATGAAGCTAATAGCATTAGGATTCAAGGAGATGGTGGGCCCTCTAGTTGAATTAATGTTCTTCAACTGCGACGCTCTCTACATGCCCCAGGACCACCCCGCAAGGGACATCCATGACATATATTTCGTTAGGAACCCCAAGTATGGATCCCTGAAACGCTACAGCAAGTACCTGATAAACGTCAAGAAAGCCCATGAAAACGGCTGGATCACGGGATCCACAGGATGGGGCTACACCTTCTCAACTAAGGAGTCGCGTAGGCTGATACTTAGAAGCCATGGCACAGCCGTAAGCGCTAGAACCCTTATAAAGAATGACCTGGAGATCCCCGGCAAATACTTTTCAATAGCGAGATGTTATAGACCTGAGGTTTCCGATAAAACTCATTTAACCGAATTTAACCAGGTGGAGGGTATAGTCCTGGGAGAGGGATTAACCTTGAGGAACTTATTGGGTGTCCTTGAGAAGTTTGCATTAGATATAGCTGAGGCGGACTCCGTAAAGTTTAGACCGGATTATTTCCCCTTCACAGAGCCGAGTGTAGAGCTCCTTGCATTCAAGAAGGGGTATGGCTGGATGGAGTTTGGGGGCTCTGGAATATTCAGGCCTGAACTCACGCTGCCATTAGGTATAAAGGTTCCAGTACTCGCCTGGGGCCTAGGGGTCGATAGACTCTACATGATGAAGGCCGGAGTGAACGACATCCGAAGTTTATTCACATATGATTTAGAATGGCTTAGGGGGAAGGGGG